Proteins encoded within one genomic window of Psilocybe cubensis strain MGC-MH-2018 chromosome 2, whole genome shotgun sequence:
- a CDS encoding Lipase: protein MRSAAILSSIILLALKTAFAIPTNLQGRSVTALSSSELSGFAPFTQFARAAYCPTSKLQNWSCGDACKANSDFQPTLVGGDGNAVQIFFVGFSPSQNSIIVAHEGTDPTQLLSDLTDIDILMGNLDSTLFPGVSSSVQVHEGFRDEHAKTATTILAEVKRLMSVKNTKNVAIVGHSLGGALSELDSLFLTLNLPSSTSIKAITYGTPRVGNPDFAQLIDSKVPNFKRINNEDDIVPIVPGRFLGFAHPHGEVHILSPGNAVSCPGDDDATDPQCQIQSVPNVLVGNILNHLGPYEGINIGTIFCT from the exons ATGCGATCCGCTGCAATCTTGTCGTCTATCATCTTGCTGGCTTTGAAAACCGCCTTCGCTATCCCCACGAATCTCCAAGGACGCAGTGTAACCGCATTGTCATCTTCGGAACTCTCTGGGTTCGCACCATTCACCCAATTTGCGCGAGCCGCATATTGCCCTACAAGCAAACTTCAGAACTGGTCTTGCGGAG ACGCATGCAAAGCGAATTCGGATTTTCAACCAACACTTGTCGGCGGAGACGGAAATGCTGTGCAAATCT TTTTTGTCGGGTTTTCACCGTCCCAAAACAGCATAATTGTGGCCCACGAAGGAACCGATCCAACCCAATT GTTATCTGACTTAACTGATATCGACATCTTGATGGGTAATCTGGATTCGACGCTTTTCCCGGGTGTATCGTCGTCCGTACAAGTACATGAGGGTTTCCGTGATGAGCATGCAAAGACAGCCACGACAATCTTAGCTGAGGTCAAACGCTTGATGTCAGTAAAGAATACAAAGAACGTCGCTATT GTTGGACATTCTCTGGGAGGTGCACTTTCGGAGCTAGActcgttgttcttgacctTAAACCTTCCTTCATCTACTTCGATAAAAGCCATTACTTATGGCACTCCGCGGGTTGGAAATCCTGATTTTGCTCAACTTATTGACTCCAAG GTTCCTAATTTTAAAAGAATCAACAACGAAGATG ATATTGTCCCTATAGTCCCTGGGAGATTTTTAGGGTTTGCTCACCCTCACGGGGAAGTACATATCCTTTCGCCTGGCAACGCTGTATCGTGCCCTG GCGATGACGATGCAACTGATCCACAGTGTCAAATACAATCTGTGCCCAATGTTTTGGTAGGAAATATTCTTAATCAC TTGGGTCCATATGAAGGAATCAACATCGGCACAATATTTTGTACATGA